Part of the Halopseudomonas maritima genome, TCATGCCGGTGCCAGGCCAGCCAGCCACCGGCCGGTTGCCATTCCAGTCCACCAAACCAGGCTGCCACCCACAGCGGAATTGCCAACACGGCAAACACGCCAGCGGCGAGAAAGAACGGTCGAAAGCCCAGGCGAAAGAGCGCCACCGGGTGGGACATGTATAACTCCTTGTCAGACGGGATTAGCCGGCCGGTTGGCGCCAGCAAACAAAATAGTGTTCTCGAGGTGGATATGCTGGTTCAGATCCAGCATCAACTGCTCCAGACCACGATACAGCGCCGTCCAGGTATTGCATGCGTTTGGCGGCAGCTGCAGGTCCTGCGTCAGACGTGCGATCTCGTCCAGCGCTTCACCGTGCTGCTCATGCTCAAAGCGCATGACCGCAATCGGCCCACCCGCCATTGCAGTTTGCCCCCGCCGCAACAGCGGAAACAGGATTTGTTCCTCCTTGAGCATATGACTTTCCAGCTCCTGCAGCAGCTCGCCCAACAGATCCGCCAAGCCGAGCGGGCAATGTTCATGTGTGCCATGCACCTGCTCAACCCGCCGCGCCAGCCGCATCAGCTCCGGCAACTGCTCCCGGTGGCGGGCGTGGTAACGCTGCAAAATATGTTCAATCAGCTCTGAGGCCGTCACCTCTCGCCAGTCTCGCCGGCCCGGACTGCCCTCGGCGTCCAGACGCTCCAGGACTGCAGCGAGGGGAGCTGGATCGAGCCCCTTGAGCTCACAGGCCGCCAAAAGGCTGCGCTGGCCATGGCAGCAGAAGTCCAGGCGGGCTTGATGAAACAGGGCGGTGGCACCCGGAACGTCCCGTGCCAACTCCCCCATGCTGCGCTGAAGGTAATCGCTGTGCATCACTGTCTCCTGCGTTGATGTGCTGTCCCCTCCTCCAAAGCAACCGCCATGCCATCACACAAATTATTGATATATAGCTAAAATTATTTTTTATGGTCAAAGAGACCCAGCCGGAGTACGGTTAATAAAACCAGTACAGGGTTCCATTGACCATGATTGCGCAAATGCTCCTGCCAGACCTGATCGCCAACCTCCCAGCGGCCGTGCGTCTGCAGCGCCTGGTGCACGTTCTGCGCGAGGCCTTCGCCTGCGGCGCTGTTGTGCTGCTGCAGCGAGAGGGCGAATGCCTGCGCCCACTGGCCGCCACCGGTCTGGTTCAGGAAGCCTTGGGCCGCCGTTTCGAGATTGCCCGCCACCCGCGCCTTGCGGCCCTGTTGTCCCGTCGCGAACCAACCTGGTTCGAGCCGGACAGCCCGCTGCCCGACCCCTATGACGGCCTGCTCGACGGCGCACCTGATGACCCGCTGCCGGTTCACGACTGCATGGGCGTAAGCCTCTACATGGAAGGCGAACTGTGGGGCGCATTGACGTTCGACGCCTTGCAGGCAGGAACCTTTGACGAACGGGCACGCCAGCGCCTGCAGCAGCTACTGCCCCTGATTGAAACCACCCTGCGCATCACCCGGCTGGAACAGGACAATCGCGCTCTGCGCCTGCATCGCGGCCAGGAGGTGCAAGCACAGCCAAGCCAGCAGAGCCACAACATCATTGGCGCCAGCCCAGCGATCAGTCGTTTGCTGGATGAGCTTCGCGTGGTTGCAGACTCGGATCTGCCGGTGCTGCTCAGCGGCGAAACCGGTGTAGGCAAGGAACTGTTCGCCCACTGGCTGCACCGCCATTCCGCTCGCGCCAACCAACCGCTGGTGCAGGTGAACTGCGCAGCGCTGCCGGAAACCCTGGCCGAGAGCGAGCTTTTTGGCCATGTACGCGGAGCCTTCTCCGGCGCCACCAGTGACCGCGGTGGCCGCTTCGACGCTGCCGACGGCGGAACCCTGTTCCTCGACGAGATCGGCGAGCTACCGCTGGGGCTGCAGGCCAAACTGCTGCGCGCGCTGCAAAATGGCGAGATCCAGCGCCTGGGCGCCGACCAGCCTCTGCGCGTCGATGTACGGATCATCGCCGCCAGCAATCGCAACCTGGCCGACTCAGTGGCCAAGGGCGATTTTCGCGCCGACCTGTACCATCGCCTGTCAGTCTACCCCGTCCCCATCCCACCCCTGCGCGAGCGTGGCAACGACGTGCTGCTGCTGGCCGGCCACTTTCTTGAACAGAATCGCACGCGGCTGGGGCTGCGCGGCTTGCATCTGACCGCCGATGCCGAGCAGGCGCTGCTAGGCTACCACTGGCCCGGCAACGTGCGAGAGCTTGAGCACGTCATCAGTCGCGCGGCCATCAAGGCACTGGGCCGCGAGGGCTCGCGCCAGGCACTGATTGGCCTGGACGCACCGCTGCTGGACATTCCCAGCGTGGCAGCACCCGCCGGTGCCGACCCGGCAGAGAGCGAGCAGCAGCAACAGGTCCAGCCCATGCGCCAAGCGGTCGAGGCCTTGCAGCGCCAGCAGATCCGTCTGGCTCTGCAACAGAGCGACCAGAACTGGAGCGCCGCCGCTCGCGCATTGGGGCTGGACGCCAGCAACCTGCACAAGCTAGCAGCCCGACTGGGCATCAAGGCTGGCAACGGCCACTGAACGACTGTGCATTCACACCTACCGACCACTGGAACGCAGCCATGCAACTGACTCCCGAGCAACGCCAACAGGTTCTGCGTCACCCCTTGCTGGGCCACTTCAGCGAGGACAATCAGCAGCGGCTGCTGAACGAGGCACACCTGCGCGAGTACCCCGCGCAAAGCCTGATCCTGCGTCAGGGCGATGAAGCGAAACGCTTCTTCATGGTTATGCGCGGCAAGGTAAAGCTGTTTCGCATTTCGGCCGACGGCAAGGAGAAGGTGGTCGAGATCATCAGCGCTGGCCAGACCTTTGCCGAAGCGGTGATGTTTATGCGCCATTCGGTCTATCCGGTATGCGTGGAAAGCCTGGAAAGCGTGCAGTTGCTCAGCCTGCCCAACCGCCTGATGCTGCAGTTGCTGGAGACCAACCCACAAACGTGCCTGCACTTGCTGGGCCATCTGAGCATTCGCCTGCACCAGCGACTCGACGAACTGGAAAACCTCACCCTGCAAAACGCCACCCAACGGCTGGCGCTGTACCTGGTCGGCCAGGTGCGCGACCAGCAAGGCGACAGCGCCGAACTGGACCTGGCTCTGCCCAAGGGTCTGATCGCTGCACGCCTGTCGATCAAGCCGGAAACCCTGTCCCGCGCGATCGGCACGCTGCGCGAGCAGGGGCTGATCCAGACGCGCGCCCGGCACATTCGTATTCCCAGCCTGAGCCGCCTGCTGGAGGCCTTTGCCCAGGAGCAGGCCAGCCCCCTGCGCGGCAACCTGATTGCCAGCAGCAGCGACTGATGGTTTGGCTATGGCGGGTTCTGGCTGCTACCTGCATCGGTCTGGGGGCCGTGGGCATCATCTTGCCCGGGTTGCCAACCACCCCGTTTCTGCTGGTCGCCGCCTGGGCTGGGGCCCGCGGCTGGCCAGCGCTGGAAGCGCGACTGTTGCAACACCCGCACTACGGGCCGTTGATACTCGACTGGCGCCAGCGCCGCGCAGTACCACGACGCGCCAAGTGGGCCGCCAGCGCATTGATGCTGCTCAGCGCAACGATGATCTGGCTGCTGCCGGCACCCCACTGGCTGCGCATCGGCCTGCCGCTGTTTCTGCTCGGCGTGGCAGCTTGGCTATGGACACGGGCTGAGCCGTCGCGCAAAGTTGACTAAAATCAAATAATAACGATTCTCAATATCGAACAATAAGTTACTTGTTCATGAGGATCGTACCAATGCCCAGAATTACGCCCCTGTTTCATCTCAGCCTGCTCGCCCTGGCAGTCAGTCCGGCGTTCGCCGGTGACGCCCTGGAACTGCCCGAAGTTACCGTCACCGCCAAGGGTTATCAGGCTAGCAAGCTGGAAACGGCAGGCGCCTCCGTGGTACTGGAACCGACTCAGCGCCTTCCCGGCGACAACGTCGGCGCGTTGATGCGCGGCCAGCCCGGCCTGGCGGTGCAAAGCGACGGCGCCTGGGGCCAGAACCCGGTGCTGCGCGGCCAGCGCCTGGAAAGCATCGTGTTGCAAGTGGACGGCAACCGCCTCAACTCTGCTCAGCCACAGGGCGCTATCGCCTCTTTGGCTGACCTCGGCCTGCTGGAGCGGGTGGAAGTCATCAAGGGGCCCAGCTCCGTACTGCACGGCAGTGGTGCTCTGGGTGGCGTGGTCAACATGCTGACCCCGGAGCCCACCTTCGATCACGCTGGCGAGCTCAACGGCCGGGTTGGCCTGGGCCTGTCCAGCGTTGACGAGGGCCTACAGGGCGCAGCCCTGCTCGAAACCGGCAACCAGCGCCATGGGCTGGTGCTGGGCGGTGCCGCCAAGCGCGTACACGACTACGAGGGCGCCGACGGCGAGGTGGACAATACCGGCTACGAGAGCCGCTCCATGCTGTTCAAGTACGCCTACTCACTGGGTGACTACGGCCGCCTGCACCTCAACCTGCAACAGCACAAAGACCAGGATGTCTGGTTTCCCGGTTCGACCAAGCCGGCGCCGGCTGCGGTGCTGGGCAATCTGACCATCCACTCGCCAAACACCGAGCGCACCCTGTACGCCGCCGGTTACGAAGGCGAGGTTGGCTCCGGCACCCTCAGCGTCGACCTCTACCAGCAGGAGGTGTATCGCGAGATTCGCGCCTACAGCAGCGGCCTGGATCGCAACCAGGTGTGGAACGACGTCACCTTCACCACCCGGGGCGTGCGCAGCACCTACCGTCTGCCCCTGGGTGAAGCGCACCTGCTCAGCGTTGGCGTGGACCAGTGGCGCATGACCGGCGACCCGGCCCGCTACCAGTTCGCCGGCCCGTCGCAGAACATTCAGCGCAACGACCCTTTCAGTGATGGCCAGATCGACTCGGCAGGCGTGTTTATCCAGGATGACATGCAGTTTGGCCGCCTCAACGTCCAGGCCGGCGCCCGCTGGGATCGGGTCAAGGGTGACGCCGACAGCAAGGGTAGCGGTGCATCACGTACCACCAAAGGGCTGAGCAACAGCGACTCCAACCTGTCCTGGTCCCTCGGTGCGATCTACAATCTGCAGCCGCTGCTCAACCCCTACCTCAGCCTTGGCCGCGCCTATCGCGCACCAGACATGCGCGAGCGCTTTGAAGACGCCACCCGTGGCGACGGCTATTTCCACCAGGGCAACCCGCAACTCAAACCCGAACAGGCAACCAGTCTGGAACTGGGTCTCAAGGGCGATGACGGCCGCAGCAGCTACCAACTCGCCGCGTACTATAGCCGCATCGATGACTACATCGCCGGCCGGGTAACCGGACAAACGAACGCTCAGGGTCTACCGATCAAGCGTACCGAGAACCTTGACAAGGTTATCATCCAGGGCACCGAAGGCCAGTTTGCCCATCCCGTTGGCGTCGTCACCCTGGACGGTAGCTTCACCTGGCTTGAGGGCGACAATCGCCAGGACGACGAGCCGCTGTATCGCATGCCGCCGCCAGAACTGACACTGGGTATCGGCCAGCCACGGGCGCTCGGTTTCAGCTGGCATTCGCAAGTACGTGCAGTCAAGAATCAGGACCGTGTAGCAACCCGCTTCTCCAATGGCACCGAGAACGACACTGCTGGCTTTGTTACCGTAGATGCGTCACTGGGGTGGGGCTTCAGCGCAATCGCTGGCATGCAGAACCTGGATCTCGGCCTGACGTTGCGTAACCTGCTGGATAAGGGTTATCACGAGCACCTGACCGAAGGCATCAGCGGCTGGGAGATCCAGTCCCCCGGACGCAATGTTGCGCTGACCCTGCGCGGCGAATTTTGACCTGCGTCGCCGCGCTGACCCGGCAGCGCGGCATCCCCCTCACAACAGCGCCAGGGCCGAGAGTACCAGCAACAGCCAGCCAGACACCGTCGCTCGCAACCAGAGCGGGCCGGTAGCCAGCCCCATAAAACGATCAATCAGCCAGTGGCCCTTGAGCAAGGTCAGCAGCACGACCGCAGCCATCAGCCAGTCTGGCTGACGCTGCGACAGCGCCACGCCCAACAGCGTCAGTGCCAGCAGCGCCAGCCAGAAGAATCGCAGGGACAGTCGCATGGGCCAACCTCAGGGCAACAGATAAAGCAGTGGGAACAACGCCAGCCAGACCAGATCAACCATGTGCCAGTAGCTGCCGGCCGAGTCGCCAGCCATTTTCTGGCGCGCCGCATCCGGGTAATAACCAGCACGGGTACGCACAGCCACCACCGCCAGAATGACCATGCCGAGCATCACATGCATGGCATGAAAGAAGGTGGTGAAGAAATAGAAAAAGTAGAACGTGTTGGTGCGCAGGTTGTACCCCTCGCCAATCAGCACGGCGTACTCGCCAAACTTGATCAGCAGGTAACCCAGCCCGCAGAGCAGCCCGAGCGCAAAACCGCGCACCAGCGCGCGCCGTGTGCCGCACTCCAGACCGCGCGCCACCAGATAGCTGGCCGTCAGCAGCAGCAGGGTATTGCTCACCCCGGCCAGCGGATGCAAGGTTGCCACGCCGGCGCTGAACTCCAGCGGCCAACGACTGCGTGCGTAGGCAAGGGCAATCAGCAGCAACGCAAAGACCAGCAGCTCTGCAAGAATGAAACACCACATCGCCAGATCGCCGGGCAACGCCCTGGGCTCTGTGCCTGGCACCTCGGCCAGGCCCTCGACGGCCCTCATCTCCCGGCGCCTCCGGTCAACAGCAGATACAGACGCGGCAACAATTCGGGCAGCTCGGCGGCACGCCGAATGACCCGATAATGCCCCTGCCCGAACAGGTACGGCAGATAGTCGGCGGCCTGCTGGTCAATGGTCACGCAGAAGGGCTGTACGCCCGCCTGACGCGCCTCCTGCAAGGCATGACGGGTATCTTCCATGCCGTAGCGCCCTTCGTAGATATCCAGATCATTCGGCTTGCCGTCGGTAAGCAGCAACAGCAGCCGCTGCTCGGCCGGGCGCTCCCGCAAAATGTCGGTAGCCTGCCGGATGGCCGCGCCCATGCGCGTGTAATACCCAGGCTTGAGCGCCTGAATGCGACCGTGAATGGCCTCGCCCCAGGCCTCATCAAAGTTCTTGATCAAGCTGAAACGCACATGGTTGCGCCGGCGCGAGGAGAAGCCGTACATGGCAAAGCTATCCTGCCCGGCGTGCAAGGCTTCGCCAAACAGATGGAGACTGTCACGAATCACATCAATTACCTGATAGCGGTCATCGGCCCAGGCCTCGGTCGACAGCGACAGGTCAGCCAGCATCAGACAGGCAAGGTCTCGCTGGCGACCAACCTGACTGCGCCACAACAGCGGCTGACTGTCCGCGTTGCCGCGCTGACGCTCGCAGGTATAGGCCAGGCAAGCCTGCAGGTCGAGCTGACTGCCCGCCGCCTGCCGGCCCAGCCAGGCGCGCTGCGGGCGCAGCCCCTCAAAGCGTCGCCGCAACCCGCTGGCCAGACTGGCCAAACGCGGCGGCAGTGGCGCCGCTACTGCGCCCCGCGGCAACAGCGGCACCACAGAACAGTGATCAGCCAACAGCTGGCGCTTGCGCCAGTCCCATTCGGGGTAACGACAGCCCTCACCCAAGGGCAGGTCGTCCTCCGCCGCACTCGGCAGATCCAGGTCCAGCTTGATGCGCGAAGCCGATGTGCTGCGGCTGCGAGCCAGACTGAGAAAGTCCAGATCCGCCGCCGTGGAGTCGGCGTCCGGGTCGTCACGGTCATCCTGACAGCGGTCAACCGGCACAAATTCAGACCAGCTGAACAGGCTTTCCAGACGAAAGATCATCAGGCCATTTTCACGACGGGGATCATCCACATAACGCGCCTGCTTGCGACCCTTGCCTTGCCGTATTTGCCCCCCCGCAGGCGGCGACTCCGCCGGCGCCTGCGCAGCAGGCGGCACGGTGCCAGCGCTGCCATCCGCGGCGTACAACCACAGCGGCACCGGCAAGGGGTCGCCAGGGGCAGGCGGCAACTGCGATTGACTACCCGGCTGCAGCAGCTCCGCCTGCATGCAGGCCTCCCGCTCGCGCTGGCTCCGCGGCAAGCTCGCCGGGTCACCACGCTCAACGATCAACGCCTGCGCCAACCGGGAATACAGCGCCCTCAGGCCGGGAAAGCGAGCCAGCGCCGCCAGTACCCGAGCCTGACTCGCCCGCCAGGCATCCTCGGCGGCTGGCAAGGGCTCGCTGGCCAGCACAGTCAACCACAAATACAGTTCGCGGTTCAGCCGGGCTTCGGCAAACACCTGTAACTGCGCTGGCAGATGCAGGCTGTCAGACTCGCGCCAGGCCAGGGCATGCCGCCGGCCAGTCCCGGCCAGCCGCTGCAATAGTGGGCGGCGCAGCATCAGACTGCGCTCGCTGCTGGCTTTGATGGTCAGACCGGCGTCGCCGCCGAGGGCGCGCAGGATCAGCGCCAGACGCGGCCCCTCGGCCTCCAGCGTGACGCGGGCGGCGGGATAGCCCCGACTGGCCAGGCGCGTGACCAGTCGGTGCCAGCGGATGCCAACGGCCTCTTCCATGCCGTCAGGCCCGGCTGTCGAGGGCGGGCACCTGCTCACGGGTGCGGCGCGCCAGCCAGAAGCTGGCCAGATACATCAGCAGCCCCAGACCAAACAGGACGCCGAACACCAAGCGCGCCCAGTAAACGCCCTCGATGGCTGCCTGGGTTGCCATGAAGGACAGCGCTTGATCGGCCTCCGGCAGACGTTGCAGCTTGACCTGTACGACCCCTGCAGCCGTCAGCAGGAAGGTGATCATCAACATGCTGATGCACATCGTCCAGCAAGACGCGATCTCCAAACGCTGGGCAACCGGGCTGTTGCACTCCTTGCCGTGCAGTAGCGGCCACGCATAGGAAATGATTGCCAGCACAATCATCACGTAGGCGCCAAAGAACGCCAGATGACCATGCGCAGCGGTCAGCTGCGACCCGTGGGTGTAATAGTTGACCGGCGCCAGGGTATGCAGAAAGCCCCACACACCGGCCCCCAGAAACGCCATGATGGTGCAGCCGGTAGCCCAGGTGATCGCGGCCTTGTTCGGATGCACACGGCGACGCTGACGCAGCATACTCAGGGCAAATACCACCATCATGAAGAAGGGCAAAGGCTCTACCGCCGAAAATATCGAGCCAATCCACAACCAGTAGGACGGCGCACCGATAAAGAAGTAGTGGTGCCCGGTGCCGAGAATGCCGCTGATCAGAGCCATGGCGATGATCAGGTACAGCCACTTTTCCACTACCTCACGGTCTACGCCGGTGGTCTTGATGAAAATGAAGGCCAAGATCGAACCCAGGATCAGCTCCCACACACCTTCAACCCAGAGGTGCACAACCCACCACCAGAAGTACTTGTCCAGTACCAGCGAAACCGGGTTGTAGAACGCAAACAGGAAGAACAGTGCCAGACCGATCAGACCGGTAATCAAGACCATGTTGATCACCGTCTTGCGGCCACGCAGGATGGTCATACCGACGTTGAAGATAAAACCCAGACAAACAATCACGATACCGATCTTGGTGATGGTCGGCTGCTCCAGAAACTCGCGCCCCATGGTGGGCAGCAGCTCATTGCCGGTCAGCTCGGCCAGCCGCGCATAGGGCACCAGCAGGTAGCCGAGAATGGTCAGCACTCCGGCGACAGCGAACAGCCAGAACAGCACCCAGGCCAGCTTTGGGCTGTACAACTCGGTCTGGCATTCCTCTGGAACCAGGTAATAGGTGGCGCCCATGAAACCGAACAGCAACCAGACAATCAGCAGGTTGGTGTGCACCATACGGGCAACGTTGAAGGGAATTTCCGGAAACAGGAAATCACCAATGATGTATTGAGTACCCAGCACCAGACCAAACACGATCTGGCCGAGAAACAGCAGCATGGCAAAGACGAAGTAGGGCTTGGCCACCGCCTGTGACGCGTATTTCATGTACGA contains:
- the ytfE gene encoding iron-sulfur cluster repair protein YtfE, which produces MHSDYLQRSMGELARDVPGATALFHQARLDFCCHGQRSLLAACELKGLDPAPLAAVLERLDAEGSPGRRDWREVTASELIEHILQRYHARHREQLPELMRLARRVEQVHGTHEHCPLGLADLLGELLQELESHMLKEEQILFPLLRRGQTAMAGGPIAVMRFEHEQHGEALDEIARLTQDLQLPPNACNTWTALYRGLEQLMLDLNQHIHLENTILFAGANRPANPV
- the norR gene encoding nitric oxide reductase transcriptional regulator NorR, which gives rise to MIAQMLLPDLIANLPAAVRLQRLVHVLREAFACGAVVLLQREGECLRPLAATGLVQEALGRRFEIARHPRLAALLSRREPTWFEPDSPLPDPYDGLLDGAPDDPLPVHDCMGVSLYMEGELWGALTFDALQAGTFDERARQRLQQLLPLIETTLRITRLEQDNRALRLHRGQEVQAQPSQQSHNIIGASPAISRLLDELRVVADSDLPVLLSGETGVGKELFAHWLHRHSARANQPLVQVNCAALPETLAESELFGHVRGAFSGATSDRGGRFDAADGGTLFLDEIGELPLGLQAKLLRALQNGEIQRLGADQPLRVDVRIIAASNRNLADSVAKGDFRADLYHRLSVYPVPIPPLRERGNDVLLLAGHFLEQNRTRLGLRGLHLTADAEQALLGYHWPGNVRELEHVISRAAIKALGREGSRQALIGLDAPLLDIPSVAAPAGADPAESEQQQQVQPMRQAVEALQRQQIRLALQQSDQNWSAAARALGLDASNLHKLAARLGIKAGNGH
- a CDS encoding Crp/Fnr family transcriptional regulator → MQLTPEQRQQVLRHPLLGHFSEDNQQRLLNEAHLREYPAQSLILRQGDEAKRFFMVMRGKVKLFRISADGKEKVVEIISAGQTFAEAVMFMRHSVYPVCVESLESVQLLSLPNRLMLQLLETNPQTCLHLLGHLSIRLHQRLDELENLTLQNATQRLALYLVGQVRDQQGDSAELDLALPKGLIAARLSIKPETLSRAIGTLREQGLIQTRARHIRIPSLSRLLEAFAQEQASPLRGNLIASSSD
- a CDS encoding YbaN family protein, which codes for MVWLWRVLAATCIGLGAVGIILPGLPTTPFLLVAAWAGARGWPALEARLLQHPHYGPLILDWRQRRAVPRRAKWAASALMLLSATMIWLLPAPHWLRIGLPLFLLGVAAWLWTRAEPSRKVD
- a CDS encoding TonB-dependent receptor, with amino-acid sequence MPRITPLFHLSLLALAVSPAFAGDALELPEVTVTAKGYQASKLETAGASVVLEPTQRLPGDNVGALMRGQPGLAVQSDGAWGQNPVLRGQRLESIVLQVDGNRLNSAQPQGAIASLADLGLLERVEVIKGPSSVLHGSGALGGVVNMLTPEPTFDHAGELNGRVGLGLSSVDEGLQGAALLETGNQRHGLVLGGAAKRVHDYEGADGEVDNTGYESRSMLFKYAYSLGDYGRLHLNLQQHKDQDVWFPGSTKPAPAAVLGNLTIHSPNTERTLYAAGYEGEVGSGTLSVDLYQQEVYREIRAYSSGLDRNQVWNDVTFTTRGVRSTYRLPLGEAHLLSVGVDQWRMTGDPARYQFAGPSQNIQRNDPFSDGQIDSAGVFIQDDMQFGRLNVQAGARWDRVKGDADSKGSGASRTTKGLSNSDSNLSWSLGAIYNLQPLLNPYLSLGRAYRAPDMRERFEDATRGDGYFHQGNPQLKPEQATSLELGLKGDDGRSSYQLAAYYSRIDDYIAGRVTGQTNAQGLPIKRTENLDKVIIQGTEGQFAHPVGVVTLDGSFTWLEGDNRQDDEPLYRMPPPELTLGIGQPRALGFSWHSQVRAVKNQDRVATRFSNGTENDTAGFVTVDASLGWGFSAIAGMQNLDLGLTLRNLLDKGYHEHLTEGISGWEIQSPGRNVALTLRGEF
- a CDS encoding cytochrome C oxidase subunit IV family protein; amino-acid sequence: MRLSLRFFWLALLALTLLGVALSQRQPDWLMAAVVLLTLLKGHWLIDRFMGLATGPLWLRATVSGWLLLVLSALALL
- a CDS encoding cytochrome c oxidase subunit 3 produces the protein MRAVEGLAEVPGTEPRALPGDLAMWCFILAELLVFALLLIALAYARSRWPLEFSAGVATLHPLAGVSNTLLLLTASYLVARGLECGTRRALVRGFALGLLCGLGYLLIKFGEYAVLIGEGYNLRTNTFYFFYFFTTFFHAMHVMLGMVILAVVAVRTRAGYYPDAARQKMAGDSAGSYWHMVDLVWLALFPLLYLLP
- a CDS encoding nitric oxide reductase activation protein NorD, giving the protein MEEAVGIRWHRLVTRLASRGYPAARVTLEAEGPRLALILRALGGDAGLTIKASSERSLMLRRPLLQRLAGTGRRHALAWRESDSLHLPAQLQVFAEARLNRELYLWLTVLASEPLPAAEDAWRASQARVLAALARFPGLRALYSRLAQALIVERGDPASLPRSQREREACMQAELLQPGSQSQLPPAPGDPLPVPLWLYAADGSAGTVPPAAQAPAESPPAGGQIRQGKGRKQARYVDDPRRENGLMIFRLESLFSWSEFVPVDRCQDDRDDPDADSTAADLDFLSLARSRSTSASRIKLDLDLPSAAEDDLPLGEGCRYPEWDWRKRQLLADHCSVVPLLPRGAVAAPLPPRLASLASGLRRRFEGLRPQRAWLGRQAAGSQLDLQACLAYTCERQRGNADSQPLLWRSQVGRQRDLACLMLADLSLSTEAWADDRYQVIDVIRDSLHLFGEALHAGQDSFAMYGFSSRRRNHVRFSLIKNFDEAWGEAIHGRIQALKPGYYTRMGAAIRQATDILRERPAEQRLLLLLTDGKPNDLDIYEGRYGMEDTRHALQEARQAGVQPFCVTIDQQAADYLPYLFGQGHYRVIRRAAELPELLPRLYLLLTGGAGR
- a CDS encoding cbb3-type cytochrome c oxidase subunit I is translated as MKYASQAVAKPYFVFAMLLFLGQIVFGLVLGTQYIIGDFLFPEIPFNVARMVHTNLLIVWLLFGFMGATYYLVPEECQTELYSPKLAWVLFWLFAVAGVLTILGYLLVPYARLAELTGNELLPTMGREFLEQPTITKIGIVIVCLGFIFNVGMTILRGRKTVINMVLITGLIGLALFFLFAFYNPVSLVLDKYFWWWVVHLWVEGVWELILGSILAFIFIKTTGVDREVVEKWLYLIIAMALISGILGTGHHYFFIGAPSYWLWIGSIFSAVEPLPFFMMVVFALSMLRQRRRVHPNKAAITWATGCTIMAFLGAGVWGFLHTLAPVNYYTHGSQLTAAHGHLAFFGAYVMIVLAIISYAWPLLHGKECNSPVAQRLEIASCWTMCISMLMITFLLTAAGVVQVKLQRLPEADQALSFMATQAAIEGVYWARLVFGVLFGLGLLMYLASFWLARRTREQVPALDSRA